Proteins from a single region of Pseudomonadota bacterium:
- a CDS encoding glycosyltransferase family 39 protein, with translation MISKKGYTLLVILVLLISTSLAASSALLKSVTVDEFALLPAGLRIIENQTFDVDSGVPPLPKVLIALPAYFNGIQTPQLENGTEIPSVWELGKQFARQYHADYHAIYLQARSISIFALFATLLLSSFLAKNLYGNTGGILALLFASFSPTLLAHGRLATTDIYLTAAVVLSLFVFDIFLRKQSPLNSILLGLTIGLAILCKFTGLLLILFLPIAGVIIFFMQKRGNSINDPEITISKSTLIYGFISLVTVLLAINAGYIFQQTLRPLSSFLFQSDLLQLLKNLTPGWLPMPVPAQFILGIDTQLAETRQVIYETYLLGKFSPRGFWHYYIICLLVKLPIPFLLCMTLATILKPKITQREIPLPCWLSGLPLLHSSPLPGIKTSESAICSFSFRLRRYGSVGLNIFFPERFRKNLMSLCFSRQLLPFAVPLCLRQPSISGPITFLISTCLQAGLKTAINTCWTRILTGGKILLDLKHS, from the coding sequence ATGATATCAAAAAAGGGATACACCCTTCTCGTTATCCTTGTTTTACTCATATCAACAAGCCTTGCAGCAAGTTCCGCTCTTCTTAAATCCGTTACGGTTGATGAATTCGCCCTGCTTCCTGCAGGTCTTAGGATTATTGAAAATCAGACATTTGATGTTGATTCCGGAGTTCCGCCTCTCCCCAAGGTCCTGATAGCGCTTCCGGCATACTTCAATGGCATACAAACCCCACAGCTTGAAAATGGCACGGAAATACCGTCTGTCTGGGAACTTGGCAAGCAATTCGCTCGTCAGTACCATGCGGATTACCACGCCATTTATCTTCAAGCCCGTTCGATCTCAATTTTTGCTCTCTTTGCAACCTTATTGCTTTCCTCTTTCCTTGCAAAAAACCTCTATGGCAACACAGGCGGAATACTTGCATTGCTTTTCGCAAGTTTCTCGCCAACCCTTCTTGCCCATGGAAGGCTTGCCACAACTGATATCTATTTGACTGCAGCAGTGGTTCTCTCCCTCTTTGTTTTTGATATTTTTCTCCGCAAGCAGAGTCCATTGAACTCCATACTGCTAGGGCTGACAATAGGGCTGGCAATTCTATGCAAATTCACCGGACTGCTCTTAATCCTTTTCCTGCCGATAGCTGGAGTAATAATTTTCTTTATGCAAAAACGAGGAAATTCAATCAATGACCCCGAAATAACAATCTCAAAATCGACTCTTATTTACGGGTTTATTTCATTGGTCACAGTTTTACTCGCAATAAACGCTGGATACATATTTCAACAGACCCTTCGGCCTTTATCATCCTTTTTATTTCAATCGGATCTATTGCAGCTATTGAAGAATCTGACGCCCGGCTGGCTTCCCATGCCGGTTCCCGCCCAGTTTATTCTTGGAATTGATACACAACTTGCTGAAACCAGGCAGGTCATTTACGAAACATATCTGCTGGGGAAGTTCAGTCCCAGAGGTTTTTGGCATTATTACATAATTTGTTTGCTTGTTAAACTCCCCATCCCCTTTCTCTTGTGCATGACACTTGCCACAATCCTGAAACCAAAAATCACCCAGCGGGAAATACCCCTCCCCTGTTGGTTGTCTGGGTTGCCTCTTTTGCATTCTTCTCCCTTGCCGGGCATAAAAACATCGGAATCCGCTATCTGCTCTTTCTCCTTCCGCTTGCGGCGATATGGATCGGTCGGCTTGAATATCTTTTTTCCAGAAAGGTTCCGAAAAAATCTTATGTCCCTTTGTTTCTCAAGACAATTATTACCCTTTGCTGTACCTTTATGCTTGCGACAGCCATCTATATCTGGCCCGATTACCTTCCTTATTTCAACCTGCTTGCAGGCGGGCCTGAAAACGGCCATAAATACCTGTTGGACTCGAATCTTGACTGGGGGCAAGATCTTATTGGACTTAAAACATTCATGA